In one Mucilaginibacter ginsenosidivorax genomic region, the following are encoded:
- a CDS encoding thioredoxin family protein yields MKKLILIAFVLLFAFGANAQDKPNLYNPAASARAEINAAVKQAASQHKNVLLQIGGNWCSWCIRFNNQVTADSTLNTYMNKNYIVLHVNYSQENTNDALMASLGYPQRFGFPVFIILDDKGNRLHTQNSEYLEEGKGYNKNKILEFFKGWSPEALDPKSYNKTK; encoded by the coding sequence ATGAAAAAACTGATTTTAATTGCCTTTGTGTTGTTATTTGCTTTTGGCGCCAATGCGCAGGACAAGCCAAATTTGTACAACCCAGCTGCCAGCGCCAGGGCCGAAATTAACGCAGCGGTTAAACAGGCTGCCAGTCAGCATAAAAATGTACTATTGCAAATTGGAGGCAACTGGTGTAGCTGGTGCATCAGGTTTAATAACCAGGTAACTGCCGATAGTACACTTAACACATACATGAATAAAAACTACATAGTTTTGCATGTAAATTATAGCCAGGAAAATACCAACGATGCTTTAATGGCAAGCCTTGGCTACCCACAGCGTTTTGGCTTCCCTGTTTTTATTATATTGGACGATAAGGGCAACCGGCTGCATACCCAAAATTCCGAATACCTGGAAGAAGGCAAAGGTTATAACAAGAATAAAATACTGGAGTTTTTTAAGGGCTGGTCGCCAGAGGCACTTGACCCTAAAAGTTACAATAAAACCAAATAA
- a CDS encoding energy transducer TonB family protein, translating into MIKRLLAGIIVLTAAFAAGAQPVFKGGQRALDDFLKSKIVYPEYSSRNCISGTVNVAFRLDKQGRVTDAKVQQGPGIDLDDEALRVIKLTSGLWVLPAGYNPTTNLVQPIRFDPDQTRCGQSTIRNMQAAIADYKNRQELENAVTNYYINKYQGKADLSKENTIIALKQQLGFDDELISDILNKAVEKVKQNDIAGACTDWNFIRNIGSDKADSFIQKYCSKKP; encoded by the coding sequence ATGATAAAGCGCCTGCTCGCCGGTATAATAGTGTTAACAGCTGCATTTGCTGCAGGTGCCCAGCCTGTATTTAAAGGCGGGCAGCGCGCGCTGGATGATTTTCTGAAATCAAAAATAGTTTACCCGGAGTATTCAAGCCGTAACTGTATTTCAGGCACGGTAAATGTAGCTTTCCGGCTGGATAAGCAAGGGCGGGTAACCGATGCTAAAGTGCAGCAAGGCCCCGGAATTGATCTGGACGACGAAGCCCTGCGGGTTATTAAGCTAACATCCGGGTTATGGGTGCTGCCTGCTGGTTATAACCCCACAACCAATCTGGTGCAGCCCATCAGGTTTGATCCCGATCAAACGCGATGTGGGCAGTCAACCATTAGGAATATGCAGGCCGCCATTGCCGATTATAAAAACCGGCAGGAACTGGAAAACGCGGTTACCAACTACTACATTAATAAGTACCAGGGCAAGGCCGATTTATCTAAAGAAAACACCATCATCGCGCTTAAACAACAACTGGGTTTTGATGACGAATTGATCAGTGATATCCTTAACAAGGCCGTCGAGAAAGTAAAGCAAAATGATATAGCCGGTGCCTGTACCGATTGGAACTTTATCCGTAATATAGGCAGCGATAAGGCCGATAGCTTTATCCAAAAGTATTGCAGCAAAAAGCCCTGA
- a CDS encoding TonB-dependent receptor, whose protein sequence is MKPLIFTLSIFLLCALGAHAQTARDISGTIADTTKLSLPGSSVKLVNDAGDSSLTVADANGKFRFAGVKGSKITLTISSIGFTAIKKHFALEDNTKPVDLGLILLKAETNLLGQVNIIGAANPITLKEDTVIYNAAAYKVRANAPTEDLIKKLPGVDVDVNGNITTQGKQVTKVRINGKDYMGGDVQSATKNLPADIIENIQMIDDYGDQANLTGIKTGDPTKVMNITIRKDKNYGYTAQATAGDGRDALPQDQGVPNKNRYIGSLNIFNFHGDQQIAVQGSINNTNVNTFSFGTTGGGGGGGFGGGGGRGNAGRGGGGGGSLITAQNGLTDAKSIGINFRDQWGKKLAVYGSYSFADNTTSTNNNIFQQNTSAANPSEQHQLSLEKDQNINHRFNWNMEYKPDTVNYLKVVPSFSYGSTNTNESDSVNLTRKGTLASAYTSTTNGDSQSPNYGITALYNHKFPHRRNLSIFASASSAPTTSYQNPIYNFVPGTQQTAPENQIINTYSRTNSVGVNLSYLEPLGTRSYLELNYALNHSATVNNKETDTLSNAQTWNVYDLLSNKFDYTFTTNKVGLNYRFIEKKYNYTLGLAVQPSTLDGHSVSNNTIPDTHKNTFNIIPTARYIYNFSRSKTFAVNYNGSNAAPSFTQLQPVIDFSNALYPVQGNPYLKPAFTNNISIRYNNFSFTTGNVFFANFTYQNISNQIVTNAISSTTSSRIFTQYLNADGFYNFTGRVTYSKPWAERKYSVTLNGTAQYNNNVGYLTTVTGDPLAATAEEIAAAQQKNIAKNLVFTPEIRFRVDLPNIIDAQILTNYAINRTNNSIKNPVNDGLTNIKTWNIGLNGKNYFGDWVFSYDYTKATNYGYTSNIQITNPNILNVYVERRFLKNKVATLRLSAFDLFNQNTGFSSTTTTSSITQSSVNRLARYYLLTFTLRLQKFAGKAPTQDIRGDRPRGERGGPGGGGPGGGGPGGGPGGPQ, encoded by the coding sequence ATGAAACCCCTAATTTTTACTTTAAGTATTTTTTTGTTATGCGCCCTTGGCGCCCACGCCCAAACTGCGCGCGATATTAGCGGTACCATTGCCGATACAACCAAACTAAGTTTGCCCGGCAGCAGTGTAAAACTGGTAAACGATGCCGGCGATAGCTCATTAACCGTTGCAGATGCTAATGGTAAATTCAGGTTTGCGGGTGTTAAAGGGAGTAAAATAACGCTCACCATATCGTCAATTGGGTTTACTGCAATAAAAAAGCACTTTGCCCTGGAGGATAACACCAAGCCGGTAGATTTGGGGTTGATATTGTTAAAGGCCGAAACAAATTTGCTTGGCCAGGTAAACATTATAGGGGCCGCCAACCCCATTACCCTTAAAGAGGATACAGTAATATACAACGCGGCTGCCTACAAAGTACGTGCGAACGCGCCCACCGAAGATTTGATAAAAAAGCTGCCCGGTGTGGATGTAGATGTAAACGGCAATATTACCACACAGGGCAAACAGGTTACCAAGGTGCGGATAAACGGCAAGGATTATATGGGCGGTGATGTGCAAAGCGCCACCAAAAACCTGCCTGCCGATATTATTGAAAACATACAGATGATTGACGATTACGGCGACCAGGCCAACCTTACCGGCATTAAAACCGGCGACCCTACCAAGGTAATGAACATTACCATCAGGAAAGATAAAAACTATGGCTATACCGCCCAGGCAACTGCCGGCGATGGCCGCGATGCACTGCCGCAAGACCAGGGCGTGCCCAATAAAAACCGGTATATAGGATCATTAAATATTTTCAATTTTCACGGCGATCAGCAAATTGCGGTGCAGGGAAGCATCAATAATACCAATGTTAATACCTTCTCATTCGGCACTACGGGTGGTGGTGGCGGCGGTGGTTTTGGCGGCGGCGGTGGCCGTGGTAACGCGGGCCGTGGCGGTGGCGGCGGCGGAAGCCTAATTACCGCTCAAAATGGTTTAACCGATGCAAAATCAATAGGTATAAACTTTCGCGATCAGTGGGGCAAAAAACTGGCCGTATATGGCAGCTATAGCTTTGCGGATAATACTACAAGCACCAATAACAATATTTTTCAACAGAATACTTCTGCCGCTAACCCAAGCGAGCAGCATCAGTTAAGCCTTGAAAAAGATCAGAATATAAATCACCGCTTTAACTGGAACATGGAGTATAAGCCGGATACTGTTAATTACTTAAAAGTGGTACCATCTTTTTCATACGGCAGTACCAACACCAACGAATCGGATAGTGTAAACCTTACCCGGAAAGGAACGCTTGCTTCGGCATACACCTCTACTACCAATGGCGATTCGCAATCGCCTAATTACGGTATTACAGCATTGTATAACCATAAATTTCCGCATCGTCGTAACTTAAGCATTTTTGCATCGGCAAGCTCCGCGCCAACCACTTCGTATCAAAACCCCATTTATAATTTTGTTCCGGGCACACAGCAAACCGCTCCTGAAAACCAGATTATTAATACCTATAGCCGTACCAATAGTGTTGGTGTAAACCTTTCATACCTTGAGCCATTGGGCACACGATCGTATCTTGAGCTTAATTACGCCTTAAATCATTCGGCAACGGTAAATAATAAGGAAACTGATACCCTAAGTAACGCCCAAACCTGGAATGTGTATGATTTGCTGTCAAACAAATTTGATTATACGTTTACCACCAATAAGGTTGGCTTAAACTATAGGTTTATCGAGAAAAAGTATAACTATACTTTGGGCCTGGCGGTTCAGCCCTCAACCTTGGATGGCCACTCCGTATCAAACAATACCATCCCTGATACGCATAAAAACACCTTTAATATTATACCTACAGCCCGCTATATTTATAATTTTTCGCGCAGCAAAACATTCGCGGTTAACTATAACGGATCAAACGCAGCACCAAGTTTTACCCAGTTGCAGCCGGTTATTGATTTTTCGAACGCGTTGTACCCGGTACAGGGTAACCCATACCTGAAACCTGCGTTCACCAACAATATATCTATCAGGTATAACAACTTTAGCTTTACCACAGGCAACGTGTTTTTTGCAAACTTTACCTATCAAAACATATCCAATCAAATTGTAACCAACGCTATTTCGTCAACCACTTCCAGCCGAATTTTTACCCAATACTTAAATGCAGATGGCTTTTATAACTTTACCGGCCGTGTAACCTATTCAAAACCATGGGCCGAGCGTAAATACTCGGTTACCCTAAATGGTACCGCCCAGTACAATAATAATGTTGGTTATTTAACCACGGTTACCGGCGATCCGCTTGCGGCTACTGCCGAAGAAATTGCCGCGGCACAACAAAAAAACATTGCTAAAAACCTGGTATTTACGCCCGAAATCAGGTTCAGGGTTGATTTGCCGAATATCATCGATGCACAAATTTTAACCAACTATGCCATCAACCGCACAAACAACTCGATAAAAAACCCGGTTAACGATGGTTTAACCAATATAAAAACCTGGAACATTGGCCTTAACGGCAAAAACTATTTTGGCGATTGGGTATTTAGCTACGATTATACCAAGGCAACCAACTATGGTTATACCTCAAACATCCAGATAACCAACCCCAACATTTTAAACGTATATGTTGAGCGCCGTTTCCTGAAAAACAAGGTGGCTACATTGCGCCTTTCGGCATTTGATTTGTTTAATCAAAATACCGGCTTTTCATCAACAACAACTACCAGTTCAATTACACAATCGAGCGTGAACAGGCTTGCACGTTATTACCTGCTTACCTTTACCCTGCGCCTGCAAAAGTTTGCCGGTAAAGCGCCAACCCAGGACATTAGGGGCGACAGGCCGCGTGGCGAGCGTGGTGGCCCCGGTGGTGGAGGTCCGGGAGGCGGCGGTCCAGGAGGCGGCCCTGGCGGCCCGCAATAA
- a CDS encoding glycoside hydrolase family 30 protein, whose translation MNKHVISFLSAAALMCTATIASAQKTTAASLWLTKADRSALFAKQKEALEFKAGGKPNDVTITVDDKQTYQPIDGFGFALTGGSAMHIIRMSADSRVALLKNLFAVNDNNIGVSYLRLSIGASDLNEKAFSYDDMPAGQTDPTLKHFDLGPDKHDVIPVMKQILAINPSIKILGSPWSPPAWMKTNNDTRGGRLKPEYWGTYAKYLVKYIQGMKAQGINIDAITVQNEPLHPGNNPSLLLVAADEGAFIKNNLGPAFKAAGIKTKIILYDHNCDRPDYPISILNDKAAAKYIDGSGFHLYGGDISALSTVHNAHPEKNVYFTEQMVVEPENESTIDMRWPLKNLIIGATRNWSRNVLEWNLAADQDYKPYTDRGGCPSCQGAVTINKNEVKKNVAYYTIAHASKFVRPGSVRIASNNLDKLPNVAFKTPDGKKVLIVANTSEAAQDFDISYAGKMLAAHLDKGSVGTYTW comes from the coding sequence ATGAATAAACATGTCATTTCGTTTTTATCGGCGGCAGCGCTGATGTGTACCGCTACCATAGCATCAGCCCAAAAAACAACAGCGGCCAGCCTTTGGCTTACCAAAGCCGATAGGTCGGCATTGTTTGCTAAGCAAAAAGAAGCGCTGGAGTTTAAGGCAGGGGGCAAGCCCAATGATGTTACCATTACGGTGGATGATAAGCAAACTTACCAGCCTATTGATGGTTTTGGCTTTGCGCTTACCGGCGGCAGCGCCATGCACATCATTCGCATGAGTGCTGATAGCCGCGTTGCGCTGTTAAAAAACCTGTTTGCGGTTAATGATAACAACATTGGGGTAAGCTATTTGCGGTTGAGCATAGGCGCATCTGACTTAAATGAAAAAGCTTTCTCGTACGATGACATGCCCGCCGGCCAAACCGACCCTACGTTAAAACATTTTGACCTTGGCCCCGATAAGCACGACGTAATACCAGTGATGAAACAGATACTGGCTATTAACCCTTCAATAAAAATATTAGGTTCACCATGGTCGCCTCCGGCATGGATGAAAACTAACAACGATACCCGCGGCGGCAGGCTAAAACCCGAATATTGGGGAACCTACGCTAAATACCTTGTAAAATACATACAGGGGATGAAAGCGCAGGGCATAAACATAGATGCCATTACCGTACAAAACGAGCCTTTACACCCCGGCAATAATCCCAGCTTACTATTGGTTGCAGCCGATGAAGGCGCTTTTATCAAAAACAACTTAGGCCCTGCCTTTAAAGCAGCCGGCATCAAAACAAAAATTATTTTGTACGATCATAACTGCGACCGGCCCGACTACCCAATTTCGATATTAAACGATAAGGCGGCAGCCAAATATATCGATGGCTCGGGTTTTCACTTATATGGCGGCGATATCAGCGCCCTAAGTACCGTACACAACGCCCACCCCGAAAAGAACGTTTACTTTACCGAACAGATGGTGGTTGAGCCCGAAAACGAATCGACCATTGATATGAGATGGCCCTTAAAAAACCTGATTATTGGCGCAACCCGCAACTGGAGCCGCAACGTACTGGAATGGAACCTGGCCGCCGACCAGGATTATAAACCTTATACCGATAGGGGGGGATGCCCGTCATGCCAGGGCGCGGTTACTATCAATAAAAATGAGGTAAAAAAAAATGTGGCTTATTATACCATAGCGCATGCATCAAAATTTGTGAGGCCAGGTTCGGTACGCATAGCATCAAACAACCTGGATAAATTGCCAAACGTGGCTTTTAAAACCCCCGATGGCAAAAAGGTTTTAATAGTGGCCAATACCAGCGAAGCCGCGCAGGATTTTGATATCAGCTACGCCGGCAAAATGCTTGCCGCTCATTTGGATAAAGGATCTGTTGGTACTTATACCTGGTAG
- a CDS encoding DUF2911 domain-containing protein translates to MKSITFKKSFMLVLFGIMMSFTVMAQEKASPAATATGIINGAAVTIVYSSPAVKGRTIWGGLVPYDKVWRAGANEATIFTTDKALTIQGKTIPAGKYSLYAVPGEKEWKIIFNSQTGQWGIKRDGSTTQDPAKDVAVVTATPGKSAGMSERLTYTISGKGFELNWENLTVPVVFN, encoded by the coding sequence ATGAAAAGTATCACATTCAAAAAATCATTTATGCTCGTTTTGTTCGGCATTATGATGTCGTTTACTGTTATGGCACAAGAAAAAGCAAGCCCTGCGGCTACCGCCACCGGCATTATAAATGGCGCTGCGGTTACCATTGTTTACAGCAGCCCTGCGGTTAAAGGCCGTACCATATGGGGTGGCCTGGTACCTTATGATAAAGTTTGGCGCGCGGGCGCCAATGAGGCAACCATTTTTACTACCGATAAGGCTTTAACCATACAAGGCAAAACCATCCCGGCCGGCAAGTACAGCCTGTACGCGGTGCCGGGCGAAAAAGAGTGGAAAATCATCTTCAATTCGCAAACCGGGCAATGGGGTATTAAACGCGATGGCTCAACCACCCAGGACCCTGCAAAAGATGTTGCTGTGGTAACTGCTACTCCAGGAAAATCTGCAGGCATGAGCGAAAGGCTAACCTACACCATTTCGGGAAAAGGATTTGAACTGAATTGGGAAAATTTGACTGTGCCGGTGGTTTTTAATTAA
- a CDS encoding peptidoglycan DD-metalloendopeptidase family protein: MDRHQQLKTYLQNNPDAIGKVVDYDAGTDRLFPLDFTAANTELSTAIIGNIQQFTNWVSDKLKANNCRYGIGGYLEHRTIYAVSTHFDTEDEPRRLHLGVDIWGPAGTPVYTPFAGTVHSYQDNNNLGDYGPCLILQHNLEGLTLYSLYGHLSRKSLEGLAVDMPVEKDQQIATLGDNAENGQWPPHLHFQLMFDMEGKFGDYPGVCKYSEMEKYRVNVPDPGLVLGF; this comes from the coding sequence ATGGACCGGCACCAACAGCTGAAAACTTATTTACAAAACAATCCCGATGCCATTGGCAAGGTGGTTGATTATGATGCCGGCACCGACCGGCTTTTTCCGTTGGATTTTACCGCAGCAAATACAGAGTTGAGTACAGCCATAATTGGCAATATCCAACAGTTTACCAATTGGGTGAGCGATAAGCTAAAAGCAAATAATTGCCGCTACGGCATTGGCGGTTACCTGGAGCACCGCACTATTTATGCCGTAAGCACCCACTTTGATACCGAAGATGAGCCACGCCGCCTACATTTGGGTGTTGATATCTGGGGGCCGGCGGGTACGCCCGTTTACACACCATTTGCCGGCACAGTACACAGCTACCAGGATAACAACAACCTGGGAGATTATGGGCCCTGCCTTATACTGCAGCATAACCTGGAGGGCTTAACTTTGTACAGCCTTTACGGCCACCTGAGCCGCAAAAGCCTGGAGGGTTTGGCTGTTGATATGCCGGTTGAAAAAGACCAGCAAATAGCTACACTTGGCGATAATGCCGAAAATGGCCAGTGGCCGCCGCACCTGCATTTTCAACTGATGTTTGACATGGAAGGAAAGTTTGGCGATTATCCCGGGGTATGTAAATATTCGGAGATGGAAAAGTATAGAGTTAATGTACCTGATCCGGGATTGGTGCTGGGTTTTTAA
- a CDS encoding response regulator → MRDSNKKIIIFDDDEDILSICSYILEEQGWEVFTFTDCNNITEKVSRVLPDVILMDNWIPDAGGIIATQTLKKSEELKNIPVIYFSANSDIQILASNAGAQTYLAKPFDLEELEKVISKVLIS, encoded by the coding sequence ATGAGAGACTCGAATAAAAAGATCATCATTTTTGATGATGACGAAGACATCCTTTCTATATGCAGTTATATTTTAGAAGAGCAAGGCTGGGAGGTTTTTACATTCACTGATTGCAATAATATAACCGAAAAAGTATCGCGCGTTTTACCGGATGTTATACTCATGGATAACTGGATTCCGGATGCCGGCGGCATTATTGCCACCCAAACGTTAAAAAAATCCGAAGAATTAAAAAACATCCCGGTAATTTATTTCTCGGCCAATAGCGATATCCAGATCCTGGCCAGCAATGCCGGCGCCCAAACCTACCTGGCCAAACCGTTTGACCTGGAGGAGTTGGAAAAGGTTATCAGCAAAGTGCTGATTAGTTAA
- the rbfA gene encoding 30S ribosome-binding factor RbfA, producing MESKRQQKFAGVIQEDLAAIFQREGMNYLPNTLVTITKVRVTPDLAIARIFLSFFGNTNLQLALQTIKLHASEIRYKLGARIKDQVRIIPQLEFFVDDTSEYVERMDKIFDKISKEERQPDTE from the coding sequence ATGGAATCAAAACGTCAGCAAAAATTTGCAGGGGTAATACAGGAAGACCTGGCGGCCATTTTTCAGCGCGAAGGCATGAATTATTTGCCTAATACCCTGGTAACTATAACCAAAGTACGTGTTACACCCGATTTGGCCATAGCGCGTATATTTTTAAGCTTTTTTGGCAACACTAATTTGCAGCTGGCCTTGCAAACCATTAAGCTACATGCCTCCGAAATTCGCTACAAGCTGGGCGCCCGTATTAAAGACCAGGTAAGGATTATCCCCCAGCTGGAGTTTTTTGTGGATGATACCAGCGAATATGTAGAACGTATGGATAAAATATTCGACAAAATAAGCAAGGAAGAGCGCCAGCCAGATACCGAATAG
- a CDS encoding shikimate dehydrogenase family protein, which produces MKHYGLIGFPLSHSFSKKYFTEKFKTEGIEDAVYDVYPLEHIKDLQDLLDEHPNLVGLNVTIPHKVSIIPYLDWVEHDARTAGAVNCICISAESPLQAAFTGEVGITGHDFRLEGYNTDLYGFEMSIKPLIKDTNDEALVLGDGGAAKAVRCVLENLGITYKTVTRKPHPDHLLFSELKPHHIKKHKIIINTTPVGTSPNIHECPPIPYEAITDEHLLYDLIYNPEETLFLKQGRERGATTKNGYEMLVLQAEKSWEIWNTKDLRV; this is translated from the coding sequence ATGAAACACTACGGGCTTATAGGCTTTCCGCTTTCGCATTCATTTTCGAAGAAATATTTTACCGAGAAATTTAAAACCGAAGGCATTGAAGATGCAGTTTACGATGTGTATCCGCTGGAACATATTAAAGATTTACAGGACTTGCTGGATGAACATCCCAACCTTGTTGGTTTAAATGTTACTATCCCCCATAAAGTTTCCATTATTCCATACCTGGATTGGGTTGAGCACGATGCCCGCACGGCGGGAGCCGTAAACTGTATTTGCATAAGCGCCGAAAGCCCCCTGCAGGCAGCATTTACAGGCGAGGTTGGCATTACCGGGCACGATTTTAGGCTGGAAGGCTACAACACCGATTTGTATGGTTTCGAGATGTCGATAAAGCCACTCATTAAGGATACCAATGACGAGGCCCTGGTTTTGGGCGATGGCGGGGCCGCAAAAGCGGTGCGCTGCGTACTGGAAAATTTAGGCATCACTTACAAAACCGTCACCCGCAAGCCACATCCCGACCATTTGTTGTTCAGCGAATTGAAACCGCATCATATAAAAAAGCATAAAATTATCATCAACACCACGCCTGTAGGCACATCGCCCAATATTCACGAATGCCCCCCTATACCCTACGAGGCCATTACCGATGAGCATTTACTGTACGATTTGATTTACAACCCCGAGGAAACCCTGTTTTTAAAACAAGGCCGCGAACGTGGAGCAACCACCAAAAATGGTTACGAAATGCTGGTATTGCAGGCCGAAAAATCATGGGAGATATGGAATACTAAAGACCTGCGTGTATGA
- the gldD gene encoding gliding motility lipoprotein GldD, with protein MRYLTLLVLALFVLAACGGNHDYSPKPRGYSRIVFPKKEYQEYDGGCPYSFTYPKYAVIEPDKSSNAKPCWVNMQFPDFHATLHLSYQPVTTKKEFNQLTEDARTFAFKHTIKATSIDEGIIAYPERKVYGIYYTIDGNAASSAQFFLTDSTKNYLRGALYFNNEPRLDSVQPALNFVKKDVEVLIKSLKWK; from the coding sequence ATGAGGTATTTAACATTACTGGTTTTAGCTTTATTTGTTTTAGCTGCATGTGGCGGCAATCATGATTACTCGCCCAAACCCCGTGGCTACTCCCGCATTGTGTTCCCCAAAAAGGAATACCAGGAATATGATGGCGGTTGCCCCTATAGCTTTACTTACCCTAAATACGCTGTTATTGAGCCGGATAAGAGCAGCAATGCAAAGCCATGTTGGGTAAACATGCAATTTCCTGATTTTCATGCCACGCTGCATTTGAGCTATCAACCGGTAACCACAAAAAAAGAATTTAACCAGCTAACCGAGGATGCCCGCACCTTTGCTTTCAAACATACCATAAAGGCAACGTCAATTGACGAGGGCATAATTGCTTATCCGGAGCGTAAGGTATACGGCATTTACTATACTATTGATGGCAACGCAGCATCATCGGCCCAGTTTTTCCTTACGGATAGTACAAAAAATTACCTGCGGGGGGCTCTTTATTTTAACAACGAGCCACGGCTTGACTCGGTACAACCAGCCTTAAACTTTGTAAAAAAAGATGTGGAGGTTTTGATTAAGAGCTTAAAGTGGAAATGA
- a CDS encoding phosphosulfolactate synthase, which produces MNYTINNLPERTAKPRDKGITMVMDKGLSLRQVEDFIEVGGTHTDIVKLGWATSYVSPNLDEKIKLYKQAGIPVYFGGTLFEAFIVRNQFDDYCRLLDKYQLEHCEVSDGSITIEHDVKCNYISKLAKQVTVISEVGSKDVQKIFAPYKWIKLMNAEIEAGSWKVIAEARESGNVGIYRDSGEVRQGLVDEILTQIPEGTIIWEAPQKAQQVWFIKLIGANVSLGNIAPADIIPLETLRLGIRSDTFDHFLNL; this is translated from the coding sequence ATGAATTACACCATCAATAATTTACCCGAACGTACAGCTAAACCCCGCGATAAAGGCATTACTATGGTAATGGACAAAGGTTTAAGCTTAAGGCAGGTTGAAGATTTTATTGAGGTTGGCGGTACACATACCGATATCGTAAAGCTGGGCTGGGCAACATCATACGTTAGCCCTAACCTGGATGAAAAGATAAAGCTTTATAAGCAAGCAGGAATACCGGTATACTTTGGCGGCACTTTGTTTGAAGCTTTTATTGTACGTAACCAGTTTGATGATTATTGCCGCCTGCTGGATAAATACCAGCTGGAGCACTGTGAGGTATCAGATGGCTCAATTACCATCGAGCACGATGTTAAATGCAATTACATCAGCAAACTGGCCAAACAGGTTACAGTAATATCAGAAGTGGGATCAAAGGACGTGCAAAAAATTTTCGCCCCCTATAAATGGATCAAACTCATGAATGCCGAGATTGAAGCCGGTTCATGGAAAGTTATTGCCGAAGCCCGCGAAAGCGGTAACGTAGGCATATACCGCGATTCGGGCGAGGTAAGGCAGGGCCTGGTTGATGAGATACTCACCCAGATACCCGAAGGCACCATTATTTGGGAAGCGCCGCAAAAAGCCCAGCAGGTTTGGTTTATCAAGCTTATTGGCGCCAATGTAAGCCTGGGCAACATAGCCCCTGCGGATATTATCCCGCTGGAAACATTGCGCCTGGGCATCCGAAGCGATACATTTGATCATTTTTTGAATTTATAA